The Platichthys flesus chromosome 17, fPlaFle2.1, whole genome shotgun sequence DNA window AAGCTTCGTGTCCAACTGGAGCCTCAGCTGTTCCACCGTCTTGACAAAATACGCACCTCCTGCTTGAAATACTGAGTGTCGGCAGTTGAAAGAGTTGTTTctaaaacagcagcaggaaccAGGAACACGACCGTTATCTCATCAAGAGGCGCCGGTTGGACATGACACACAGTTTTGGTTTAAGTCACGCTGTTGTCATTGGCACTGacttcaccacacacactccgACCCAGCGCCAGAGCACCAAACATCCCAGATCCCTGACCTGGACTCTGAGAGACGACCCCCAGGAGCGCCCCTGCGGCTGCCATGTTGTTGCTGCTACTACTTCCTGTGGCTGAGACGCCGCCGGTGAGATGTGGAGAAGAAGCAGacactcctcctctccctcctcctcctcctccctgaacATTACCCTGACCTCCTTCACCTGCAGCCAGGAGGAGGTGAGCAGAGGAAATCAAATCCGGCCCATCCTCACCTCcgcctccccctcttctccctccctcgccaCTGCCCCCTGCTTCCCCGCTCTCCCCCAACCTGCTGCGCCTCTCGCAGTGCGAGCGGTGCCTCATGAAGCTGTCGCGCCACATGAACTTCTTGCCACAGCCGAGGCAGTCGTACGGCTTGAGGCCTGTGTGCGTCTTCATGTGCTCCGTGAGGTGATGCTTCATCTTGAACTTCTTGGCACAGACGGGGCAGTGGAACGGCCTCAGGTCcagatgcatgttaatgtgccGATCCCTCATGCTCTTGTGGGTGAACGTCTTACCACAGTGGCACATAAACATTTTCCCAGAACCcccagtgctgctgttgctgccacCTCCAATCCCCCCGCTGTCCATGCCATCGACTCCCAGCCCCCCCTGCATCGACAGCTGGACCGCACCGTGCTCCAGACTGGGAGCTTTGAAAGACGCTGCTCCTATCATACCACCTGCCATCCCTAGAGGGGGGGCGGCAGCGTCCAGAGAGAGTCCGGAGGCCTGGCTGTAGAGGAGGATCTGGTTCCCCTGCATGTCCAGGGGGAAGAGCTGGGCGCGGGCCGTTGCCGCAGACTGAACCTGGCCCAGCAGCGCTGAGACCGCACGGTTGGCGCTCTGGCTCTGACCTGCAGCGCTGTCGTGAAGGTGCTGAGCTAACGTCTGGTCCATTAAACTGCCTTCAAACTTGAGGTAGTCTTCTGAAGACTGGCAGTAGTCCATCTAGAGACGGACAGGGAGAGGGGACTTTAGATGAGATGAACCCATAACAACAGAAACCCACCTGGAGAGACAGTTCGCTGGGATCTGCATCATCAGGAAACTTAAGACTGTTAATGTGATTTGACATGTTCGGCTGTGGGCAGTGCAGCATGGGTTCAATGAGGATGCATTCTACTCAAAGTGTCAGCTGGCAGGGCCACATTATCAAACGATGCTCTATCCTTTATAAACCTCTTGAGTCTCAGCTCACCTGTGAGTCCATGTCGCTCTCGGCTCTTCCTCCCAGCTCCACAGAGAGGCTCCTGACGTTGGAGATGTtgaagctgctcctctccctctctctggccagctccagctccctctcttcctcatcctcgtcctcctcgcctccctcctccccagaCACAACGATGAGGTCGTCGTCCTCCATGCGTTCGGTCTTCACCACCACCCACTGTTTACGAGGCATGATGCTGGGCTGGCTGTAGGTGGGACGCTTCTGTGGAGGCAGCACCGAGTCCAGCCCGTCCTTTCAGTGGAGATATTTCACAGTATGATTTACATCTGCTCTTTGTTGTCAGTGAAAGCTTATTCATCTTCCTCGTGTTTATATAAAGCTTTCGTCTGGCTTTAAA harbors:
- the zbtb22b gene encoding zinc finger and BTB domain-containing protein 22b → MQSLPMEVGSSSSSAHSDTSGSMVQVCFPSAQASVLDSLNRQREDGRLCDLSIHVQGQVFKAHRCVLAASSPYFHDQVLLKDMSTVSIPAVMDPLAFESVLSCAYTGQLRMLREDIVNYLTVGSVLQMWHIVDKCTELLKEGRAAAGGGNSGGGGVQVKTGLGGGAGSANPGCSSSNSDSVAAGGNRARGGDGGGGQAQVAGSNEPQRASQPPSHTSVSESQSPSSTNYFSPRDGSSFGGGGAAAAGASVDGGGANNTPIYCTPSGGEEAFLIEEDEEEVEEEEEEVLYHQRKRGRGGSGRRKKMSSVSEQEVGVSDSFGVSSYQDGLDSVLPPQKRPTYSQPSIMPRKQWVVVKTERMEDDDLIVVSGEEGGEEDEDEEERELELARERERSSFNISNVRSLSVELGGRAESDMDSQMDYCQSSEDYLKFEGSLMDQTLAQHLHDSAAGQSQSANRAVSALLGQVQSAATARAQLFPLDMQGNQILLYSQASGLSLDAAAPPLGMAGGMIGAASFKAPSLEHGAVQLSMQGGLGVDGMDSGGIGGGSNSSTGGSGKMFMCHCGKTFTHKSMRDRHINMHLDLRPFHCPVCAKKFKMKHHLTEHMKTHTGLKPYDCLGCGKKFMWRDSFMRHRSHCERRSRLGESGEAGGSGEGGRRGGGGGEDGPDLISSAHLLLAAGEGGQGNVQGGGGGGRGGVSASSPHLTGGVSATGSSSSNNMAAAGALLGVVSQSPGQGSGMFGALALGRSVCGEVSANDNSVT